From the Musa acuminata AAA Group cultivar baxijiao chromosome BXJ1-2, Cavendish_Baxijiao_AAA, whole genome shotgun sequence genome, one window contains:
- the LOC135586615 gene encoding protein yippee-like At4g27745 isoform X1, whose translation MPSLFNLSTRHSLPFPSRSSQPLFPLFLARASELPRSNPSLAEEGRSRSPEARRNGWAAFAMEGSVGPRVYSCSNCGNHVCLHDDIISKAFHGRHGRAFLFSHGRNIVMGPKQDRLLMTGIHTVADVYCHDCGEVLGWKYERAYEETQRYKEGKFVFEKIKIVKENW comes from the exons ATGCCCTCCTTATTTAATCTTTCGACCCGACATAGTTTGCCCTTTCCATCGCGTTCATCCCAACCATTGTTTCCCCTCTTTCTTGCTCGA GCATCCGAGCTGCCGCGATCAAATCCATCCTTGGCAGAAGAAGGGCGGTCTCGATCACCTGA AGCCAGGAGGAACGGCTGGGCTGCCTTTGCGATGGAAGGATCGGTTGGGCCTCGAGTTTACAGCTGCAGCAATTGTGGCAACCATGTCTGCCTTCACGATGATATCATATCAAAAGCATTTCAT GGGAGACATGGTCGTGCCTTTCTGTTTTCTCATGGGAGGAACATAGTCATGGGGCCGAAGCAAGATCGGCTGCTCATGACAGGAATCCACACGGTTGCTGATGTATATTGCCACGACTGCGGGGAGGTCTTGGGCTGGAAGTACGAAAGAGCTTACGAGGAGACACAAAGGTACAAGGAAGGGAAATTTGTCTTTGAGAAAATAAAGATCGTCAAGGAGAATTGGTAG
- the LOC135586615 gene encoding protein yippee-like At4g27745 isoform X2, with amino-acid sequence MEGSVGPRVYSCSNCGNHVCLHDDIISKAFHGRHGRAFLFSHGRNIVMGPKQDRLLMTGIHTVADVYCHDCGEVLGWKYERAYEETQRYKEGKFVFEKIKIVKENW; translated from the exons ATGGAAGGATCGGTTGGGCCTCGAGTTTACAGCTGCAGCAATTGTGGCAACCATGTCTGCCTTCACGATGATATCATATCAAAAGCATTTCAT GGGAGACATGGTCGTGCCTTTCTGTTTTCTCATGGGAGGAACATAGTCATGGGGCCGAAGCAAGATCGGCTGCTCATGACAGGAATCCACACGGTTGCTGATGTATATTGCCACGACTGCGGGGAGGTCTTGGGCTGGAAGTACGAAAGAGCTTACGAGGAGACACAAAGGTACAAGGAAGGGAAATTTGTCTTTGAGAAAATAAAGATCGTCAAGGAGAATTGGTAG
- the LOC135597456 gene encoding probable 6-phosphogluconolactonase 4, chloroplastic — translation MAASAVPLFSTGPTNRLRHCTQLPVSRLPAIPRVASPCETLAPATRISLSTATAPTHLRSHRRPTSPPSAMASKATSAASAASGKQGLLVFDREEVLSVSLAKYTAELSEKFVRERGAFTVVLSGGSLIMSLRKLTESPYLESVDWAKWHVFWVDERVVPKDHEDSNYKLAFDGFLSKVSIPPGQVYAINDALSAEGAAEDYETALKHLVNVGVVAVSSVTGYPRFDLMLLGMGPDGHIASLFPGHPLLHVTEKWVTFIKDSPKPPPERITFTLPVINSSAYIAMVVTGAGKAGAVCKALGSEKSASDLLPVEMASLEDGEFTWFTDKAAVSMLQGKASV, via the exons ATGGCCGCCTCCGCCGTCCCACTCTTCTCCACCGGCCCCACGAACCGTCTCCGCCACTGTACGCAACTTCCGGTCTCTAGGCTCCCGGCGATCCCCCGAGTTGCCTCCCCGTGCGAAACCCTTGCTCCGGCGACGAGGATCTCCCTCTCCACCGCAACCGCCCCAACTCACCTCCGATCCCACCGTAGGCCGACGTCCCCGCCTTCCGCCATGGCCTCCAAGGCGACCTCCGCCGCGTCTGCCGCGAGCGGGAAGCAAGGATTGCTAGTGTTCGACAGGGAGGAGGTGCTCTCCGTCTCGCTGGCGAAGTACACGGCGGAGCTGTCGGAGAAGTTCGTTCGCGAGAGGGGGGCCTTCACTGTGGTACTCTCTGGCGGATCTCTCATTATGTCCCTCAG GAAATTGACGGAATCTCCGTATTTGGAATCGGTGGATTGGGCTAAATGGCATGTATTCTGGGTGGATGAAAGGGTGGTGCCGAAGGATCACGAAGATAGCAACTATAAGTTGGCGTTTGATGGATTTCTGTCCAAG GTCTCAATTCCACCAGGTCAAGTTTATGCCATCAATGATGCCTTATCAGCTGAGGGTGCTGCTGAAGATTATGAGACTGCCTTGAAGCATTTGGTCAATGTTGGTGTGGTGGCAGTGTCATCAGTGACAGGATACCCAAGATTTGATCTTATGCTGTTGGGGATGGGACCAGATGGTCACATTGCTTCTCTTTTTCCTGGCCACCCTCTCCTTCATGTGACAGAGAAATGGGTAACGTTCATAAAGGACTCCCCCAAGCCACCACCGGAGAGAATCACATTCACATTGCCTGTAATTAACTCATCCGCTTATATTGCAATGGTGGTCACTGGAGCAGGGAAAGCTGGTGCTGTGTGTAAGGCTCTTGGAAGTGAGAAAAGTGCATCTGATTTGCTACCTGTTGAGATGGCTTCCCTTGAAGATGGGGAGTTCACTTGGTTTACTGATAAAGCAGCAGTCTCAATGCTTCAAGGTAAGGCAAGCGTGTAG